In the genome of Pseudarthrobacter sp. IC2-21, one region contains:
- a CDS encoding MFS transporter: MRPHTSASGTAGSTAAVLGLRQNLAQFMLLVAVNALVGGTLGQERTILPLLAGQVFQLDLYTSALTYILAFGVAKAATNYFAGTFSDRYGRKPVLVTGWLVALPVPFMLIFGPSWGWIVAANVVLGISQGLTWSTTVMMKMDLVGPDRRGLAMGLNEAAGYLGVAGTALATGYIASTYGLRPGPFLLGAAFIAVGLGLSVLTVRETRHHARTEAAAHVPVHSGTHAGLSSREVFTLTSFRDRSLSSVSQAGMVSNLNDGLAWGLFPVLFAAAGLSIERIGILAAVYPAVWGAGQLITGALSDRIGRKPLIVAGMIVQAAALAMVALGADFGIWLAAVILLGAGTAMVYPTLLAAIGDVAHPHWRARSVGIYRLWRDGGFAVGALLSGVIADAYGIPAAVGVVAALTAASGTLVAVRMRRADHISAG, translated from the coding sequence ATGCGGCCCCACACCTCCGCCTCCGGAACTGCCGGTTCAACCGCGGCCGTCCTGGGCCTGCGGCAGAACCTCGCCCAGTTCATGCTGTTGGTTGCCGTGAACGCCCTGGTGGGCGGGACCCTGGGCCAGGAACGCACCATCCTGCCGTTGCTGGCCGGACAGGTTTTTCAGCTGGACCTCTACACCAGCGCCCTGACTTACATCCTGGCGTTCGGCGTCGCGAAGGCGGCCACCAACTACTTTGCCGGCACCTTCTCGGACCGCTATGGCCGCAAACCTGTGCTGGTCACGGGCTGGCTGGTGGCCCTTCCGGTCCCGTTCATGCTGATCTTCGGGCCTTCGTGGGGCTGGATTGTTGCTGCCAACGTGGTCCTGGGCATCAGCCAGGGCCTGACGTGGTCCACCACGGTCATGATGAAGATGGACCTCGTCGGGCCCGACCGCCGGGGCCTGGCCATGGGGCTGAACGAGGCCGCAGGCTACCTCGGCGTGGCCGGCACCGCACTGGCCACCGGCTACATCGCATCCACCTACGGGCTGCGCCCCGGCCCGTTCCTGCTGGGAGCGGCGTTCATCGCGGTGGGACTTGGCCTGTCCGTGCTGACGGTCCGCGAAACACGCCACCATGCCCGGACGGAGGCGGCCGCCCACGTCCCGGTGCACAGCGGTACCCATGCCGGACTGAGCAGCCGTGAGGTCTTTACCCTGACCAGCTTCCGGGACCGCTCACTCTCCTCCGTCTCCCAGGCCGGCATGGTGAGCAACCTCAATGACGGGCTGGCCTGGGGTCTGTTTCCCGTACTCTTCGCCGCCGCGGGACTCAGTATTGAACGTATCGGCATCCTCGCCGCGGTCTATCCGGCCGTCTGGGGTGCCGGACAGTTGATCACGGGTGCGCTGTCGGACCGGATCGGCCGCAAGCCGTTGATCGTCGCGGGCATGATCGTCCAGGCCGCAGCGCTGGCGATGGTGGCCCTCGGCGCAGACTTCGGGATCTGGCTGGCTGCCGTCATCCTGCTCGGCGCCGGCACGGCGATGGTTTACCCCACCCTGCTGGCGGCCATCGGCGACGTCGCCCACCCGCACTGGCGGGCACGCTCAGTAGGCATCTACCGGTTGTGGCGCGACGGCGGGTTTGCCGTCGGCGCCCTCCTCTCCGGGGTCATCGCCGATGCCTATGGCATTCCGGCCGCCGTGGGCGTCGTCGCTGCCCTGACGGCAGCATCCGGCACCCTCGTGGCCGTTCGAATGCGCAGGGCGGACCATATTTCCGCGGGATAA
- a CDS encoding MBL fold metallo-hydrolase translates to MLIERIYDEDLAQASYLIGCQAKGEAIVVDGRRDIAVYQDLAAKNGMKIVAVTETHIHADYLSGTRELAAATGATIYVSGEGGPDWQYGFEGERLHDGDTITLGNITIQAVHTPGHTPEHLSFLVTDGAFSDQPGYLLSGDFVFSGDLGRPDLLDEAAGGIDTRFVGARQLFASLREKFLTLPDHVQVHPAHGAGSACGKALGAIPSSTVGYERLYAWWGPYLAANDEQGFIDELLDGQPDAHAYFGRMKRENREGPAILGDRAPLPELSTEIVTAGLAEDTLTFIDTRSNTEVHQGTVARSLNVPAGKSVASYGAWVVNPETDTNPLVLLAPGQAAAQEMWDHLIRVGIDNVAGYVTGIEGLPGFTPTLIQPEELETFDAAMVLDVRNKTEHQAGHIPGSYQLSGGRVMWHLDELPAGGTIVSYCQSGVRNSVAASALRRAGYNVVELDGSYAAWNARQNSVPAA, encoded by the coding sequence ATGCTTATCGAGCGTATTTACGATGAAGACCTTGCCCAGGCCAGTTACCTGATCGGCTGCCAGGCCAAGGGTGAAGCGATCGTGGTGGACGGCCGCCGCGACATTGCCGTGTACCAGGATCTGGCTGCGAAGAACGGCATGAAGATCGTGGCGGTCACCGAGACCCACATCCACGCCGATTACCTGTCCGGCACCCGGGAACTGGCCGCGGCCACGGGCGCGACGATCTATGTTTCCGGCGAGGGCGGGCCGGACTGGCAGTACGGGTTCGAGGGCGAGCGGCTGCACGACGGGGACACCATCACCCTGGGCAATATCACCATCCAGGCCGTGCATACCCCCGGGCACACGCCGGAGCACCTGTCCTTCCTGGTCACCGACGGCGCGTTCAGCGACCAGCCCGGCTACCTGCTCTCCGGGGACTTTGTCTTCTCCGGGGACCTGGGCCGCCCGGACCTGCTGGATGAGGCCGCCGGCGGGATCGACACCCGTTTCGTGGGCGCCAGGCAGCTCTTCGCGAGCCTGCGGGAGAAGTTCCTGACTCTCCCGGACCATGTCCAGGTCCACCCCGCGCACGGTGCGGGCAGCGCCTGCGGCAAGGCCCTGGGCGCGATCCCGTCCTCCACCGTGGGCTACGAACGCCTCTACGCCTGGTGGGGCCCGTACCTGGCCGCCAACGACGAGCAGGGCTTCATCGATGAACTCCTCGACGGCCAGCCCGACGCGCACGCCTACTTCGGCCGGATGAAGCGCGAAAACCGGGAAGGCCCGGCCATCCTGGGCGACCGTGCCCCGCTGCCCGAGCTGTCCACGGAGATCGTTACCGCGGGCCTGGCCGAGGACACCCTGACCTTCATTGACACCCGCTCCAACACCGAGGTCCACCAGGGCACCGTGGCCCGGTCCCTGAACGTCCCGGCCGGCAAGTCCGTGGCCAGTTACGGCGCCTGGGTGGTCAACCCCGAAACGGACACGAATCCGCTGGTGCTCCTGGCCCCCGGCCAGGCCGCCGCGCAGGAGATGTGGGACCACCTGATCCGGGTGGGCATCGATAACGTCGCCGGGTACGTCACCGGCATCGAGGGGCTGCCCGGTTTCACCCCCACGCTGATCCAGCCCGAGGAACTCGAGACGTTCGACGCCGCCATGGTCCTGGACGTCCGGAACAAAACCGAGCACCAGGCCGGGCACATCCCCGGCTCGTACCAGCTCAGCGGCGGCCGGGTCATGTGGCACCTGGATGAGCTGCCCGCGGGCGGCACCATCGTCTCCTACTGCCAGTCCGGTGTGCGGAACTCCGTCGCCGCCAGCGCCCTGCGCCGCGCCGGGTACAACGTCGTCGAACTCGACGGCAGCTACGCCGCCTGGAACGCCCGGCAGAACAGCGTCCCCGCCGCCTAA
- a CDS encoding metal-sensitive transcriptional regulator translates to MQLDSTELTPVINRLKRAQGQLAAVTRMLEEGRDCKDIVTQLAAVSKALDRAGFAIIASGLEQCIVREDTTMDRKELEKLFLSLA, encoded by the coding sequence ATGCAACTCGATTCGACTGAACTGACACCGGTGATCAACCGCCTCAAGCGGGCCCAGGGCCAACTCGCAGCTGTCACCCGCATGCTGGAGGAAGGCCGGGACTGCAAGGACATCGTCACGCAGCTCGCCGCCGTGTCCAAGGCCCTGGACCGTGCCGGCTTCGCCATCATCGCCAGCGGCCTGGAGCAGTGCATCGTTCGTGAGGACACCACGATGGACCGGAAAGAACTGGAGAAGCTCTTCCTCTCCCTGGCCTAA
- a CDS encoding acyl-CoA desaturase, with amino-acid sequence MSVVSESKTVSEGKTAPAGASRTRPGALAESGSPSVRPPTAAHLSDEQVAELGRELDAIRDNILAKRGAADAAYIRRIIKVQRGLEISGRAALLVSKNKAAWVTGTTLLSLAKILENMEIGHNVLHGQWDWMRDPDIHSTTWEWDFVTPSRSWQHTHNDLHHRWTNVVGKDNDVGYNLLRMDESQPWVPANLGNPLYNAILAPLFEWGIAIYDLELNDFKEGRKSKEALLKDLKALGKKVVTQFTKDYAATPAVAMLTGSGKQALYGTLTANAVRNVWAHAVIFCGHFPEGTDTFSEEMVEGETRGDWYVRQMIGSANISGSKFMHLMTGNLSHQIEHHLFPDLPSNRYAEVAPLVQEICQRYGLKYTTGPLLKQVGSTWGKIFRLALPGKAAKA; translated from the coding sequence ATGTCAGTAGTTTCAGAAAGCAAGACAGTTTCCGAAGGCAAGACCGCCCCGGCCGGAGCGTCAAGGACGCGCCCCGGGGCGTTGGCCGAGTCCGGCAGCCCTTCCGTCCGCCCGCCCACCGCCGCGCACCTGTCTGACGAACAGGTCGCCGAGCTGGGCCGGGAACTCGACGCCATCCGCGACAACATCCTGGCCAAACGTGGCGCTGCGGATGCCGCCTACATCCGGCGCATCATCAAGGTCCAGCGCGGCCTGGAGATCTCCGGCCGCGCCGCCCTGCTGGTCAGCAAGAACAAGGCAGCCTGGGTCACCGGCACCACGCTGCTGAGCCTGGCCAAGATCCTCGAGAACATGGAGATCGGGCACAACGTGCTGCACGGCCAGTGGGACTGGATGCGGGACCCGGATATCCACTCCACCACGTGGGAGTGGGACTTCGTCACGCCCTCGCGCTCATGGCAGCACACCCATAACGACCTCCACCACCGCTGGACCAACGTGGTGGGCAAGGATAACGACGTCGGATACAACCTCCTGCGTATGGACGAGAGCCAGCCGTGGGTGCCCGCGAACCTGGGCAACCCGCTGTACAACGCCATCCTGGCACCTCTTTTCGAGTGGGGCATCGCCATCTACGACCTTGAGTTGAACGATTTCAAGGAGGGCAGGAAGTCCAAGGAAGCCCTGCTCAAGGACCTCAAGGCGCTGGGCAAGAAAGTGGTCACCCAGTTCACCAAGGACTACGCCGCCACGCCCGCCGTCGCCATGCTCACCGGTTCCGGCAAGCAGGCGCTCTACGGCACCCTGACGGCCAACGCCGTCCGCAACGTCTGGGCGCACGCGGTGATCTTCTGCGGTCACTTCCCCGAAGGCACGGACACCTTCAGTGAGGAAATGGTTGAAGGCGAAACGCGCGGAGACTGGTACGTCCGCCAGATGATCGGCTCCGCCAACATCTCCGGGTCCAAGTTCATGCACCTGATGACCGGCAACCTGTCGCACCAGATCGAACACCACCTCTTCCCGGACCTGCCCTCCAACCGGTACGCCGAGGTTGCGCCCCTGGTCCAGGAAATCTGCCAGCGGTACGGCCTGAAGTACACCACGGGTCCGCTGCTCAAGCAGGTGGGGTCAACCTGGGGCAAGATCTTCCGGCTGGCACTGCCGGGGAAGGCCGCCAAGGCCTAA
- a CDS encoding ferredoxin reductase, whose amino-acid sequence MIRLRQLAQAASVLTTPLSPEDVLSLFNPVFSARQLRGVVTRVVQETAQSATIFFRPGRGWHSHLAGQWARIGVELDGVRHWRSYSLSAPAGKDPAITVTDVGAVSGTLVRTTKPGDVLFLAPPQGDFILPEHPRPLLMVTAGSGITPVMSMIRTLVPRRPDADVVLVHSARTPGDSLFHEELAELADQFPNFRLAHWYTGEQGRMDLTTTAELDRICPDWKERAAYACGPDSFLDDAEALWKQAALTTAAPGSDVAVAGDPGNLMIERFNTTFAGGVGHDGGLVTFEASDREVDADGDTPLLDVGEDAGVLMPSGCRMGICHSCLTPLLAGQVRDLRTNEIHGEPGQLIQTCVSAAAGPVNLEL is encoded by the coding sequence ATGATCCGGCTACGTCAGCTGGCCCAGGCGGCATCCGTCCTGACCACGCCTTTGTCGCCGGAAGATGTCCTGTCACTGTTTAACCCGGTCTTCTCCGCGCGCCAGCTGCGCGGCGTGGTGACCCGGGTGGTCCAGGAAACCGCGCAGTCAGCCACCATCTTCTTCCGCCCCGGCCGCGGCTGGCATTCGCACCTCGCCGGCCAATGGGCCCGGATCGGGGTTGAACTCGACGGCGTTCGCCACTGGCGTTCCTATTCGCTCAGTGCCCCCGCGGGCAAAGATCCCGCCATTACCGTCACTGATGTCGGCGCCGTTTCCGGCACCCTGGTCCGCACCACCAAACCCGGCGATGTCCTGTTCCTCGCCCCGCCGCAGGGCGATTTCATCCTCCCGGAGCATCCCCGCCCGCTGCTGATGGTCACCGCGGGAAGCGGCATCACTCCGGTGATGTCCATGATCCGCACGCTGGTCCCGCGCCGCCCGGATGCCGACGTCGTGCTTGTCCATTCGGCCCGCACCCCCGGCGACAGCCTCTTCCACGAGGAGCTTGCCGAACTCGCCGATCAGTTCCCCAACTTCCGCCTGGCCCACTGGTACACGGGTGAGCAGGGCCGAATGGACCTGACCACCACGGCGGAACTGGACCGGATCTGCCCGGACTGGAAGGAACGTGCCGCCTACGCGTGCGGCCCGGACAGCTTCCTGGATGACGCCGAGGCCCTGTGGAAACAGGCCGCGCTCACCACTGCCGCCCCGGGTTCGGACGTCGCAGTAGCCGGTGACCCCGGCAACCTGATGATCGAACGCTTCAACACCACCTTCGCCGGGGGTGTGGGGCACGACGGCGGCCTCGTCACGTTTGAGGCCTCTGACCGGGAAGTTGATGCCGACGGCGACACCCCGCTGCTCGATGTCGGCGAGGATGCCGGGGTGCTGATGCCCAGCGGATGCCGGATGGGAATCTGCCACAGCTGCCTTACTCCGCTTCTGGCCGGGCAGGTCCGTGACCTCCGCACCAACGAGATCCACGGCGAGCCCGGCCAACTGATCCAAACGTGTGTCTCGGCAGCCGCCGGACCCGTCAACCTCGAACTCTGA
- a CDS encoding YnfA family protein yields the protein MTCWHDESVNIPAETVSVAKTGVLFVLAAVAEIGGAWLVWQAVREGKDWWWAGLGVIALGVYGFVATLQPDAHFGRILAAYGGVFVAGSLAWGVIFDGFRPDRWDVAGSVICLVGVAVIMFAPRNAG from the coding sequence ATGACCTGCTGGCATGATGAATCTGTGAACATTCCTGCTGAAACGGTGTCGGTAGCCAAAACGGGTGTGCTGTTTGTGCTGGCCGCCGTGGCCGAAATCGGTGGCGCCTGGCTGGTCTGGCAGGCCGTCCGTGAAGGCAAGGACTGGTGGTGGGCCGGGCTCGGCGTTATTGCCCTGGGCGTCTACGGCTTTGTGGCCACCCTGCAGCCGGATGCCCATTTTGGCAGAATCCTGGCGGCCTACGGCGGCGTCTTCGTTGCCGGCTCGCTGGCCTGGGGCGTGATTTTTGACGGCTTCCGGCCTGACCGGTGGGACGTGGCCGGTTCCGTAATCTGCCTTGTGGGCGTCGCCGTCATCATGTTTGCGCCCCGGAACGCCGGCTGA
- a CDS encoding YidH family protein: MSSNQPPPSGPVPPSTPPLPPRGRLAERLLPGGTEPDPRFTLANERTFLAWIRTSLALLAGGIAIEAFTSGLFSEPVRKMLAVLLLLLGMLLSAGAAVRWVRVERSMRNKTPLPLPLVVPLMAAAGALAAAVVVVSVLVR, from the coding sequence GTGTCCAGCAACCAGCCACCGCCCAGCGGCCCCGTACCGCCGTCGACCCCGCCCCTGCCTCCGCGGGGAAGATTAGCTGAACGGCTCCTGCCCGGCGGCACCGAACCCGATCCCCGGTTCACGCTGGCCAACGAACGGACCTTCCTCGCCTGGATCCGCACCTCCCTTGCGCTGCTGGCGGGCGGAATCGCGATTGAAGCATTCACCTCCGGCCTTTTCAGCGAACCCGTCCGGAAGATGCTGGCGGTGCTGCTCCTTCTGTTGGGCATGCTGTTGAGCGCGGGCGCGGCGGTGCGCTGGGTCCGGGTGGAACGGAGCATGCGCAACAAGACCCCGCTTCCGCTGCCGCTGGTGGTGCCGCTCATGGCGGCTGCCGGCGCACTCGCCGCCGCGGTGGTTGTGGTCTCCGTTCTGGTGCGCTGA
- a CDS encoding MFS transporter, producing the protein MAGSATPAPADSARPAPAGRTLNLVLATSASVVGFWAWNSVATLGSFYTQNLHLNPAATGVLVAMPVFVGSLGRIVVGTLTDKYGGRAMFTFVLLASILPILLVSVGGLLSSFALVLGAGLVLGVAGTVFAVGIPFVSAWYEPSRRGFATGVFGAGMGGTALAAFLNPRLVAGIGYFPTHLLIAGILAAMAALVWFLMKESPGWTRNNAPVLPKLLDAAKTPVTWKMCFLYAVVFGGFVSFATYLPTYLRDVYSFDPSGAGARTAGFALAAVLARPIGGVLADKFGSKPVVLASLAGVAVLGWVVNLQPDGEVPAGLTFVAMAAALGLGTGGVFAWVGVLAPPGKVGSISGVVSAAGGLGGYFPPLVMGATYDAATRSYSIGLLLLVATALVALAFTVLAVRGPSKTVQAVKA; encoded by the coding sequence GTGGCCGGATCCGCCACCCCAGCGCCAGCCGATTCAGCCCGGCCGGCACCAGCCGGCCGGACGCTCAATCTTGTGCTCGCAACCTCCGCCTCGGTGGTGGGTTTCTGGGCGTGGAACTCGGTGGCAACCCTGGGTTCGTTCTACACCCAGAACCTCCACCTCAACCCGGCGGCCACCGGGGTGCTGGTGGCGATGCCGGTCTTCGTCGGCTCGCTCGGCAGGATCGTTGTCGGCACCCTGACGGACAAATACGGCGGCCGGGCGATGTTCACCTTTGTGCTGCTCGCCTCCATCCTGCCGATCCTCCTGGTCTCAGTCGGCGGGCTTCTCAGCTCATTTGCGCTGGTGCTCGGGGCCGGCCTGGTGCTCGGGGTTGCCGGCACGGTGTTCGCCGTGGGTATCCCCTTCGTCAGCGCCTGGTACGAACCGTCCCGGCGGGGCTTTGCCACCGGCGTCTTTGGTGCCGGCATGGGCGGCACGGCACTGGCGGCGTTCCTGAACCCGCGGCTGGTAGCCGGCATCGGGTATTTCCCCACGCATCTGCTGATCGCCGGGATCCTGGCGGCAATGGCAGCCCTGGTGTGGTTCCTGATGAAGGAATCGCCGGGCTGGACCCGCAACAACGCCCCCGTGCTGCCCAAGCTCCTGGACGCCGCCAAAACACCGGTCACATGGAAGATGTGCTTCCTCTACGCGGTAGTCTTCGGCGGCTTCGTTTCCTTCGCCACCTACCTGCCCACCTACCTGCGGGACGTCTACAGTTTCGATCCCAGCGGCGCCGGCGCCCGAACCGCCGGATTCGCGCTCGCTGCCGTGCTGGCAAGGCCGATCGGCGGCGTCCTCGCCGACAAATTCGGCTCCAAGCCGGTGGTGCTCGCGTCCCTGGCAGGGGTGGCGGTGCTCGGCTGGGTGGTGAACCTCCAGCCCGACGGCGAAGTCCCCGCCGGCCTGACCTTTGTGGCCATGGCGGCCGCGCTCGGGTTGGGGACCGGAGGCGTCTTCGCGTGGGTGGGCGTACTCGCCCCGCCCGGCAAGGTGGGCAGCATCAGCGGAGTGGTCAGCGCCGCAGGCGGCCTGGGCGGCTACTTCCCGCCGCTGGTGATGGGCGCAACGTACGACGCCGCCACCCGCAGCTACTCCATCGGGCTGCTCCTGCTGGTTGCCACCGCCCTGGTGGCCCTTGCTTTCACCGTCCTGGCGGTGCGCGGTCCCTCGAAAACCGTCCAGGCGGTCAAGGCCTGA
- the narI gene encoding respiratory nitrate reductase subunit gamma, which yields MLNLETAPGAAVEITAWDIVLWGVLPYVMVVVLVGGSIWRYKYDQFGWTTRSSQLYESRLLRIASPLFHFGLLAVIAGHFFGLVIPMAWTQAVGMSQEFYHFNALLVGGIAGVGTLGGILLLIYRRRTTGPVFMATTKNDKSMYVVLTAAILFGLWTTLASVFEGEHGHNYRETVAPWFRSLFIFQPDIAAMASAPFSFHLHTLVGMALFVIWPFTRLVHAFTAPLHYLFRPYIVYRSRDRGPGQPKRKETAGASAARTTGTPARRGWSAVGTRDRDTRNR from the coding sequence ATGCTGAATCTCGAAACGGCGCCGGGAGCCGCCGTCGAAATCACCGCATGGGACATTGTCCTCTGGGGTGTCCTGCCCTACGTCATGGTGGTGGTCCTGGTGGGCGGCAGCATCTGGCGGTACAAATACGACCAGTTCGGCTGGACCACCCGGTCCTCCCAGCTGTACGAGTCCCGGCTGCTGCGGATCGCCTCCCCGCTGTTCCACTTCGGCCTGCTCGCCGTGATCGCCGGCCACTTTTTTGGCCTGGTCATCCCGATGGCGTGGACCCAGGCCGTGGGTATGAGCCAGGAGTTCTACCACTTCAACGCGCTGCTGGTGGGAGGCATCGCCGGGGTGGGAACTCTGGGCGGAATCCTGCTGCTGATTTACCGCCGCCGCACCACCGGGCCGGTTTTTATGGCCACCACCAAAAACGACAAGAGCATGTATGTGGTGCTGACCGCGGCCATCCTCTTCGGCCTGTGGACTACGCTGGCCAGCGTCTTTGAGGGCGAACACGGGCACAACTACCGCGAAACCGTGGCGCCGTGGTTCCGCTCCCTGTTCATCTTCCAGCCGGACATCGCGGCCATGGCGTCAGCGCCGTTCTCCTTCCACCTGCACACGCTGGTGGGCATGGCGCTGTTTGTGATCTGGCCTTTCACCCGGCTGGTCCATGCCTTTACGGCGCCGCTGCATTACCTGTTCCGGCCCTACATCGTCTACCGCTCACGCGACCGCGGACCCGGGCAGCCCAAGCGCAAGGAAACCGCCGGAGCTTCCGCCGCCCGCACCACCGGTACGCCGGCCCGCCGCGGCTGGTCCGCCGTCGGAACCCGCGACCGGGACACCCGGAACCGCTAA
- the narJ gene encoding nitrate reductase molybdenum cofactor assembly chaperone, with translation MSRRVQVVYLAAAWCLSYPDEDLLAKVPLIRAALAEFPGAGQDFDGVLNLLEASEPMDIQAHYVREFDLGRRHALHLSYWTDGDTRRRGEVLGNFKKAYRQSDILVDTQGELPDFLPMVLEYAARVDLAAGRDLLIRYRASLEMLRFGLLRDELPHARILQAICATLPGKSPADEQAVMRMAGYGPPTEAVGLDPYDPRLLPVKGA, from the coding sequence GTGAGCCGGCGCGTTCAGGTGGTGTATCTGGCCGCTGCCTGGTGCCTGTCCTACCCGGACGAGGACCTGCTGGCAAAAGTTCCGCTGATCCGCGCCGCACTGGCCGAATTTCCCGGCGCCGGCCAGGACTTCGACGGCGTCCTGAACCTGCTCGAAGCCTCGGAGCCGATGGACATCCAGGCCCATTACGTCCGTGAGTTCGATCTGGGCCGGCGGCACGCGCTGCATCTGAGCTATTGGACGGACGGGGACACCAGGCGCCGGGGCGAAGTCCTGGGCAACTTCAAAAAGGCCTACCGGCAAAGCGACATTCTGGTGGACACCCAGGGTGAACTGCCGGACTTCCTGCCCATGGTTCTCGAATATGCCGCCCGGGTTGACCTGGCAGCGGGCCGCGACCTGCTGATCCGTTACCGGGCCAGCCTCGAGATGCTCCGCTTCGGCCTGCTGCGCGACGAGTTGCCGCACGCGCGCATCCTGCAGGCCATCTGCGCCACGCTGCCCGGCAAGTCGCCGGCCGACGAGCAGGCCGTGATGCGGATGGCCGGCTACGGGCCACCCACCGAGGCCGTAGGGCTGGACCCGTATGATCCCCGCCTGCTGCCAGTGAAGGGGGCCTGA
- the narH gene encoding nitrate reductase subunit beta yields the protein MRVMAQMGMVMNLDKCIGCHTCSVTCKQAWTNRAGTEYVWFNNVETRPGQGYPRRYEDQEKWQGGWELNKRGKLVLKAGGRVKKLFGIFASPVQPELKDYYEPWTYDYKTLIDSPLGDDFPVARPKSLITGEDTKITWSANWDDDLGGSTEHGHLDPIVEKVRRESEDKIKFAYEQTFMFYLPRICEHCLNPSCMASCPSGAIYKRVEDGIVLVDQDKCRGWRQCVTGCPYKKIYFNHKTGKAEKCTFCYPRVEVGLPTVCSETCVGRLRYLGLFLYDADAVTAAASVTDPQELYDAQMDVLLDPNDPEVQAEARAQNIPEDWIDAARRSPVYALAKVYKVALPLHPEYRTMPMVWYVPPLSPVVDLLRDQGHDGEDHGNLFGAIDALRIPVEYLAELFTAGDTGRVTDVLRKLAAMRSFMRGISLGNDPDDSIPESVGMDSQTMYEMYRLMAIAKYDERYVIPKAHVEQAHDLEEMGCSLDFDGGPGMQDSSPFGEASGRPVPVAVETFNALRDRQTTDEMGSGSGLSGRVNLLNWDGRGAPPGLFPGRSRPEPSSSADSVPAEELP from the coding sequence ATGCGTGTTATGGCTCAAATGGGCATGGTCATGAACCTGGACAAATGTATCGGCTGCCACACGTGTTCGGTGACCTGCAAACAGGCCTGGACCAACCGTGCCGGCACCGAATATGTCTGGTTCAACAACGTGGAGACCCGGCCCGGACAGGGGTATCCCCGCCGGTATGAGGACCAGGAGAAGTGGCAGGGCGGCTGGGAGCTGAACAAGCGCGGCAAGCTGGTCCTCAAGGCCGGCGGCCGCGTGAAGAAGCTGTTCGGGATCTTCGCCAGCCCGGTCCAGCCTGAGCTCAAGGATTACTACGAGCCGTGGACGTACGACTACAAGACGCTGATCGATTCACCCCTGGGCGATGACTTTCCGGTGGCCCGGCCCAAGTCGCTGATCACGGGGGAGGACACCAAGATCACCTGGTCCGCGAACTGGGACGATGACCTGGGCGGTTCCACCGAGCACGGCCATTTGGACCCGATCGTGGAAAAAGTCCGCCGTGAGTCCGAGGACAAGATCAAGTTCGCGTACGAGCAGACGTTTATGTTCTACCTGCCGCGGATCTGCGAGCACTGCCTGAACCCGTCCTGCATGGCTTCATGCCCTTCCGGCGCCATCTACAAGCGGGTGGAGGACGGCATAGTCCTGGTGGACCAGGACAAGTGCCGCGGCTGGCGGCAGTGCGTCACTGGCTGCCCCTACAAGAAGATCTACTTCAACCACAAGACCGGCAAGGCGGAGAAGTGCACCTTCTGCTACCCGCGCGTGGAGGTGGGACTGCCCACGGTCTGCTCCGAGACGTGCGTGGGCCGGCTGCGGTACCTGGGGCTGTTCTTGTACGACGCCGACGCCGTCACCGCCGCCGCGTCCGTCACGGACCCGCAGGAACTCTACGACGCCCAGATGGACGTGCTGCTGGACCCGAACGACCCCGAAGTCCAGGCCGAAGCCCGCGCCCAGAACATCCCCGAGGACTGGATCGACGCCGCCCGGCGCTCGCCGGTGTACGCCCTGGCCAAGGTCTACAAGGTGGCCCTGCCGCTGCACCCCGAGTACCGGACCATGCCGATGGTCTGGTACGTCCCGCCGCTCTCCCCGGTGGTGGACCTGCTGCGGGACCAGGGGCACGACGGCGAGGACCACGGCAACCTGTTCGGCGCCATCGACGCCCTCCGGATCCCGGTGGAATACCTCGCGGAGCTCTTCACCGCGGGGGACACAGGCCGGGTCACGGACGTGTTGCGGAAGCTGGCCGCCATGCGCTCCTTCATGCGCGGCATCAGCCTGGGCAACGACCCTGACGATTCCATTCCGGAGTCGGTGGGGATGGACAGCCAGACCATGTACGAGATGTACCGGCTGATGGCCATCGCCAAATACGACGAACGCTATGTGATTCCCAAGGCCCATGTGGAGCAGGCGCACGACCTGGAGGAGATGGGCTGCTCCCTGGATTTCGACGGCGGCCCCGGCATGCAGGACTCCTCCCCGTTCGGCGAAGCCAGCGGAAGGCCCGTCCCGGTGGCGGTGGAAACCTTCAACGCCCTCCGGGACCGGCAGACCACGGACGAGATGGGATCCGGCTCCGGTCTCAGCGGCCGGGTCAACCTGTTGAACTGGGACGGACGCGGGGCGCCGCCCGGGCTGTTCCCGGGACGGTCGCGCCCCGAGCCAAGTTCTTCTGCAGACAGCGTGCCGGCGGAGGAGCTGCCGTGA